The following proteins are co-located in the Arctopsyche grandis isolate Sample6627 chromosome 3, ASM5162203v2, whole genome shotgun sequence genome:
- the LOC143910002 gene encoding uncharacterized protein LOC143910002 — MECRLCLRHITPESSVSIYESSDSVDATERIWSCCHIQVKRQDGLPDTICLSCESNLRLLTNFKKTCLQSEARQGSKECSDIKIEEILLDDFILPYSFNDDDDGNTSQSNSSSPRQQIPSIDECEEKHSEVSFQNTSYPAGSSARISKREKLQRMRSRKLISTKVIENVKNVDPFDVFGHRIVSKMRDLPYLQKIICEKLIGEAIFMAQLGILTVDTKIVFGDTRNKPGNNRCSKSEVIETFE; from the exons ATGGAATGTCGACTTTGTCTTCGTCATATCACACCTgaatcttccgtctccatctacGAATCTTCAGATTCTGTGGATGCGACAGAACGGATCTGGAGCTGCTGCCACATACAG gTGAAAAGACAAGATGGACTGCCAGATACGATATGCTTGTCGTGTGAATCCAACTTGAGATTATTAACTAATTTTAAAAAGACGTGTTTACAAAGTGAAGCAAGACAGGGATCAAAAGAATGCtctgatataaaaattgaagaaatATTACTCGATGATTTCATTTTACCGTATAGTTTTAACGACGACGATGACGGGAATACAAGTCAATCAAACAGTTCTAGCCCAAGGCAACAGATTCCTAGCATCGACGAGTGTGAAGAAAAACATTCAGAG GTCTCATTTCAGAACACTAGTTACCCAGCCGGTTCTTCAGCTCGCATATCCAAAAGAGAGAAGCTTCAAAGAATGCGGAGTAGAAAACTAATATCGACGAAAGTgattgaaaatgtaaaaaacgtCGATCCGTTCGATGTTTTTGGACATCGCATTGTATCCAAAATGCGCGATTTGCCATATCTTCAGAAGATTATTTGTGAAAAATTGATCGGTGAAGCTATATTTATGGCTCAATTAGGTATCTTGACCGTAGACACGAagattgttttcggtgatactaGAAATAAGCCTGGAAATAACCGATGCTCTAAAAGTGAAGTTATTGAAACGTTCGAATAG
- the Ufc1 gene encoding ubiquitin-fold modifier conjugating enzyme 1 translates to MVDEGTRKSLSGIPLLKTRAGPREKELWVERLKEEYTALIKYVQNNKEADNDWFRLESDKTGTKWFGKCWYIHDLLKYEFEVEFEIPVTYPTTAPEIALPSLDGKTAKMYRGGKICLTDHFKPLWARNVPKFGIAHAMALGLGPWLAVEVPSMLEKGVITYQEKSDVNSAK, encoded by the exons ATGGTAGACGAGGGCACGCGTAAAAGCCTCAGCGGGATTCCACTGCTGAAGACTAGAGCTGGTCCTCGTGAGAAGGAACTGTGGGTCGAAAGGCTCAAGGAGGAGTACACAGCTCTCATCAAG TACGTTCAGAACAATAAAGAAGCCGATAACGACTGGTTCCGACTAGAGTCAGACAAGACGGGGACAAAATGGTTCGGCAAATGCTGGTATATTCACGATCTGCTCAAGTACGAATTCGAAGTGGAGTTCGAG ATTCCCGTCACGTATCCAACGACTGCACCCGAGATAGCCTTACCGAGTCTTGACGGCAAAACGGCGAAGATGTACAGAGGCGGCAAAATCTGCCTGACAGACCACTTTAAACCGCTGTGGGCGAGGAATGTGCCTAAATTTGGAATTGCGCACGCTATGGCGTTAGGA TTAGGACCGTGGCTAGCAGTAGAAGTACCAAGTATGCTCGAGAAAGGAGTCATCACGTATCAAGAAAAATCTGATGTAAACAGTGCTAAATAA